Below is a genomic region from Astatotilapia calliptera chromosome 13, fAstCal1.2, whole genome shotgun sequence.
taTTTCACAGTAAAGGTATTTTGTTTTGGTAGCATGTAATCACTATTAATTTAAAACAGAGAAAGGAAGTTTACTTCCTTTTACTAAGGAAGGTTTACTGAGGAAGTCTATTCtcattcttttattattaaaaacttCTGCTTGCAAGGCCTTTATACCTGATTTAAGACATAAAATgttattgtacatgtacaaggacaataaagggctattctattctattctattctattctaaatagTCCTGGATGTCTCTTCTTGTAGGTTATCAGGGACTTGTACCAAATgactgaaacaatatttcttcatacaaCGGGTCAAAAAATTtagattttcagttatttttagtatttcagCTTTTAACTTGTTTTGCCTATATGCAGGTGCGCAAACGCAGCAAGGCATGCAGGGCTGGGTTGCGGGAGGCTGATGAGCTGGTCTCCATCAATGAGCAGCCATGTGCAATGCTCTCCCATGCCCAGGCCATGAACCTCATCGACAGTTCCCCTGGGATATTACACATCCGGGTCAAAAGGTCAGAAGAACAAGAGAAAGTAAACTCTTCTCAATCTTAAAGCATCAGCAGCTCATTGTAAtagataaagaaaagtgtaaaatgCACTGACTTGATACTTGCTGCCCtgtatttaaaatgaattaaaaaacaagaagacagcgtatactaaaaataaaaaaagttatgATATCACATTCAAAGGTACTAATTGACATTAATACTATTTTAACCTTTGCACTTGTTTTCAGGGCACCTGCTGGTTTTCAGTCTGTGGTGCTTGTGACCCGAGCCCCATCTCCCCGAATAGACAAAGAGTACCGTGCTGCTCTGCGAGCTATGTCACCAAATCACCCTCACCATGCACCTGTCCGCGAAGTCCATCGTAGCCGCTCCACCCTAACCAGCGGCTTGACATCGCCACCTGGGAGCGAGGCTTACTATGGCGAGACTGATAGTGATGCAGATGTGGCAGGCTACGAGAGACAACGCAGGCAGAAACGCAGAAGCCCCAGCAACTCCAACCCTGGGAAACCCACAGGACGAACCTCTCCTGAGGGTGGGGAGACATCAGAAATGAGTGGCTATGACAGCGCTCCAGATGCACATGTTTACCCCCGTTTATTGGATGGTGGAGAGGGAAATGGAGGAGGAGGTCTGCCAGGGGTGGCTAGAAGGGAAGTGATTTACCAACCTCATGGTCCCGGAATGTGGTCTTCCCAGACATCGACAGAGACTTCCTCTATCATATCCTCAGCAGATGACCAAGGGCCACGGGATGCAGGGCAAGAGGAGGATAGTGGCTTTTTAGAGCCTGCCAATGTGCCACTGGTATCCCCTGAGAGGGCAAAGGAGGCTCTGATGCTTGGCTCCCGTAACCAGCTCGTGCCCATGGTGGGTCCTGTGAATAAACCCATCGATGATGAGCTTACAACAACATACATGGAAAAGGCCAAGCAAGCCAGTAAGTACACCTGGAGAAGGCCACTGGGATCAACTTGTGCCTCACAtgtaaaagttaaataaatatcctATTATGATTTGGTGGGAGTTTATGATTATGATACAAATGatccaaaaattaaaaatcaaacaaatacgCCTTACCTTTTTCTAAACAGTGCGTCAAGAGAGGTCAGTTATTGATTTAAAACAGCGCTTTAGGGAGCTAAAACAGATCAGTTTTGGAACTACAGTATTTATCTATATATGGTACCTGTTTATAATTACCCTAGAGTCACCAGCCGAGTTTTGAAGCTGGTCATTAGCTATTTATATCCATTGATACTCTGGAAACATCACTGATACCAAATTAATTGTACCAATACTGTCGGAATAGTGTGATATGAAGCTTAATCAAGCTTAATCAAAAAGACTAACGTGTCCAGTGTGATTTGTTTAATATGACAATTAGCAAAACTAGCCACGCATAAATGTTTTTTGAGGTTTGAAGCTCAAAGTGGGTGGGTGTCAAATCTGATAACAGGGCATAGTCATATAGTTTAACGCATGTTCCTCCAGTTATGTAAAAACCCCAGCAATCAACCTAGGAGCCCAGAAAACCAACTGCTTTTTGATATCAGGTGGCAAACCGAGGATAATATCTAGAGCTCTTGCTGCTCTCATCCCCTTTActcttttcttactttttttttcttactgtatattaaaagaacaataataTGTGATTTGTTCTGTAATACTCAATATGATGTACTTTGGTTCTTATTAAAAttgcaaatgcatttttatgcttttcaaAATGCATCAATTAAAATGATGTGCTTACATAAACCTTGACTCAATAGTTTCACAATCTTTgaagagaggttaaaaaaatgcGATAGTGATGAAAGCACAGAAAATGACTAAGCATTCTTTCCTAAAATTTGTCATTCTGTCTATCATCCTTAATTGATTCTTGGAATTCCTCCTTGCCATCACTGACATTCTAATGTCCTACTTAAGAACCATGtcctaaacaaattaaaattccGCTTCATGTGGCATTTATACCAGGGTAATAGAATTAGATTGCCTATGATCTGTTTAATACCATAACAAGTTAAAGGATATGGTATGTATGCCTTTTGAAGTTCTCCTTCCAGTCACCTATGACATCAAAGTTTCCATTAGAATGCAAATACTTTCATTAAAGTTAGATGTCAGAGTACATGACCCTAACAATGTGCAAATTTATCCTTCACCTTAGCTAATGTGATAAGCTCAAAGCTTCTGTGGAATTTTCCTGGAAGTGCTACTGTGGCAAGTTAAGAGATGGATGCCTGTTGGACAGGCAGACAGGACAGGTTTAGAAGCTTATGTCAGAGTTCATTCTTTCAAAGGCTAAATCTTTTCCTTTTGAAATTCTGACCCTAAGATTTACTTTACATTATGCCACTGCATAACAACTTCTAATAGTTTTGACTTTCATATCCTGCAGAACTGAATCGAGGGGATACACAGCAAGACAAACAAGTAAAGGAAGCCAAAAGCAAGTGTAGAACAATCGCCTCTCTTCTGACAGATGCTCCTAATCCTCACTCAAAAGGTGTGCTAATGTTCAAGAAGAGAAGGCAGCGCTCCAAGAAGTACACACTCACTAGCTTTGGTAGTGTTGATGAGGACAGGTGTCAGGACTCACAAGAGGAGGATGGGGTACTTCCTGGCAGTGAATCTGAGTTTGATGAGGAAGGTTTTTCATCAGTTCCGGACCCGACTTGGGACAGTGACTATCTGGATATGCTGGAAAAGAGGGCAACAGCAGGTACTGAAGGTCGTGGGGATGGAGCAGAGGATGCTCCGAGTCCAGGTTTGAGTGACACTGTGGGCAAGGGTGCCCAGTTATTTGAGCAACAGAGAAAAAGGGTTGCTGAGCATGCCAAGAAGGCAGAAGCAGCAAAACCTCAAATACCTCCACAATCCCAAGTCCATGAGGAACCTCAGATACTCCAGATGTTTCAGTCACAACAAGAAGTAGAGCCACAAATAAACTTACAACCTCAGCACATAACACTACCTGGAACTATATCCACACAATCAATCCTATCACAAGCCCCAGGTCCAGTTCCTGTTGCATCCCGTGGAATGACTAATGGAGACCTATCCTACTCTGCAGTCAGCACAGCTAGCATGGAGGAGTCATCTCCACCAGTGGCACCCAAACCAGCTACTGCCTCAGTTACCATTCTGACCAGTCCTGGTCAACCAGCCGAAACACCATTGCCAGAACTACCTGTGAGTAATGTTCTCAACAGGACAGCACGTCCTTTTACCCCTGGCTTTATCAGCATTCGGGCTGCAACTGCCCCTGTGACGTTCCGGCCACCTGTCACAAAGACAACCCAGCGTCCTGCCTCAACAGCTGTTGTGCCGCCACCATTTTCCACTACATATGAACTAGACATTAACAATACAGCAGGAACTTCACAGCTATCCCCTGGTACTTCATCAGTGATCTCGCCACAAACTTCCATACTTCAAAGTTCCTTGGTCTCAAAGCCAGAAGCTCCTGTTACCTACCACCCTCCATCCCTTTCTACTTGTGTGCAGTCAACACCACCAATTACTACTGTTCAGCAGGCTCCATTTCCAATTGTGACTCCAGCCTCTATTCCATCAGTACCACCAGCACCACATGTACCAGTGATTCTAGTCCCTGGTCCACCTACATCCCAAATTCCTGTGTCAGCTGACCAAGTTATCACAGTGTCTCCCCTTCAAACACCAGTTGCTCAACTACCACTGCAATCTTCAATTGCACCTTTGTCTCAAGTGTCAGTGGTCTCCCAGTCTGAAACTGTAGCACCAACCCCAGTTCCTGGTCCAACAGGTCGCACAGGAATCTTGCTTGAGGCTCGAAGGCGTAATGGGAAACCCAAACCAATGTTCAATGTGCCAGATGTTAAAAAGAAATCCCCCAATCCTGAACTGTTGTCTATGGTGCAGAATCTGGATGACAGATCCAGCCGACACAACTATGGCCAACCACCCGACGAGAATATCTATGATGATTCTGAGGAAATTAGAAGTGATGAGGCTGGCATAGGAAAGGTGCCTCCTCCAGTGGCACCCAAACCACGAGTTGTTCACGAAGCTCCACAGATTCTCCAAGCAGGAGGTAAGGGGGCCCAACTGTTTGCCAAAAGGCAGAGCCGTATGGGTATGTATGTAGTGGACACTCCACCCGAGACTACTTACCAGAAGGAAGGGACAATGCACAGTGCAGCACAACCCCTTGGTTCCTCCCTCAATCCTTCACTTCCTTCTCAATGGAAATACTCCCCAAATGTCCGTGCACCGCCCCCAATTGGGTACAACCCACTTTTGGCCCCATCTATCCCTACTGGGCCtcagagagaaacaaacaagccaGACAACAGGGGTAGAGGAAGCTCTCCAAGAGAGGGCATCAAAGCACTGGATTTCATGAGAAGGCAACCCTATCAGCTCAATTCTGCCATGTTTAACTATGGGGGCAGCGCTGCTAATCTAGCAGCTATGCCTTCTTACCAAGCCCAGCAGCGTGACTACATACCACCAATGGTGGGAAGCTCCTTGACCTCACCAAGGCAGATCCCCGTCAAAACAGCCCGTGTCTATGAGGTCAAGCGATTCTCCACACCTACACCTATGTCCGGTCCATCTCTCGCTCCTAAAGTCCTTGCACCACGCTCAGCTACTTGCCTTGGAGAACGTTTGACTCACTCTGGCATGACCTCCCCACCTCCTGAAACCTTCACTCCAACTCCAGTCTCTGCCTTGACAACAGCACCAGACAGTATACCAACCCCAGCTGCACCTCTGTCCCAACCAACTGGACCACCCAACCTTCCAAAATTTTCTGCCACTCCCATTCCAAACCCAGTGCCCCCTGCAGTCCCAACACCGTATGCTCCAGTGTCATATACCACTGGGCTCCAGTCAGCCAAACAGTTTCAGAGTGCTCCTGAGCTCAGCATCCTTGCCTCTCTGCCTCCACTCAAGTCCAACCCAGTACAGGCACCTAAACCACGATTTGTGGCCACCAAGGGAGGTGTTCAGCCCCGTGTCTGGAGGCCAGGGGCAATCTGAGGGCAATGAAGCAGTCAGTACCATGCTTGGacatcttcatattcatgaaaagGCTAATTAATCATGGACAGAAATATATCTGACAATTTTGTTAATTGGTTGATAGAAAAAACATGGAGTTAAAGATGTTTTATGCTTTGGGAAACTGATGGGCAAAGATCAGGACTCATCTGCAAAAATTAGCTGCTGAAGTAACATAAAATGGCAATTGAGTATgaaattgaaatataaaaaacaggTGAGTTAAGTTAAATGagaacaaaagatttttttttttttgctcaaaatGCTGcttatcacattttattttgctgcaAACAGATTAAATGAGTCACACTAGTTTTAAACTATATTGCCATACACTGTATAGCCCACCATATGCCTGTCCTGGGGGAGGTTTGTGTAAGGCTTCTGGAGATCTCTTCTACTAATTTAGCGGAAAACCCATCTAAACAGAGCCTGTACTGAATTATTCTTTGAAACTTGAAATGTCTGAAAAGTGAACAATGAATGAACGAATGCCATTATGAGCAAAGCTCAAACCACTAAAAATATATGTTGTGTGATGTAGACTGGAGTAGGTGGATCTTATAACATGTAATTCACAGTACTCGCCCTATTCAGTCATGTACACTCAtgggtgtttaaatgatgctgttTTTTAAACACCTCAGCTCGCTAGGGTCTATAAGT
It encodes:
- the synpo2la gene encoding synaptopodin 2-like protein — its product is MVVEEVIITLSGGAPWGFRLQGGVEHQKPLQVAKVRKRSKACRAGLREADELVSINEQPCAMLSHAQAMNLIDSSPGILHIRVKRAPAGFQSVVLVTRAPSPRIDKEYRAALRAMSPNHPHHAPVREVHRSRSTLTSGLTSPPGSEAYYGETDSDADVAGYERQRRQKRRSPSNSNPGKPTGRTSPEGGETSEMSGYDSAPDAHVYPRLLDGGEGNGGGGLPGVARREVIYQPHGPGMWSSQTSTETSSIISSADDQGPRDAGQEEDSGFLEPANVPLVSPERAKEALMLGSRNQLVPMVGPVNKPIDDELTTTYMEKAKQAKLNRGDTQQDKQVKEAKSKCRTIASLLTDAPNPHSKGVLMFKKRRQRSKKYTLTSFGSVDEDRCQDSQEEDGVLPGSESEFDEEGFSSVPDPTWDSDYLDMLEKRATAGTEGRGDGAEDAPSPGLSDTVGKGAQLFEQQRKRVAEHAKKAEAAKPQIPPQSQVHEEPQILQMFQSQQEVEPQINLQPQHITLPGTISTQSILSQAPGPVPVASRGMTNGDLSYSAVSTASMEESSPPVAPKPATASVTILTSPGQPAETPLPELPVSNVLNRTARPFTPGFISIRAATAPVTFRPPVTKTTQRPASTAVVPPPFSTTYELDINNTAGTSQLSPGTSSVISPQTSILQSSLVSKPEAPVTYHPPSLSTCVQSTPPITTVQQAPFPIVTPASIPSVPPAPHVPVILVPGPPTSQIPVSADQVITVSPLQTPVAQLPLQSSIAPLSQVSVVSQSETVAPTPVPGPTGRTGILLEARRRNGKPKPMFNVPDVKKKSPNPELLSMVQNLDDRSSRHNYGQPPDENIYDDSEEIRSDEAGIGKVPPPVAPKPRVVHEAPQILQAGGKGAQLFAKRQSRMGMYVVDTPPETTYQKEGTMHSAAQPLGSSLNPSLPSQWKYSPNVRAPPPIGYNPLLAPSIPTGPQRETNKPDNRGRGSSPREGIKALDFMRRQPYQLNSAMFNYGGSAANLAAMPSYQAQQRDYIPPMVGSSLTSPRQIPVKTARVYEVKRFSTPTPMSGPSLAPKVLAPRSATCLGERLTHSGMTSPPPETFTPTPVSALTTAPDSIPTPAAPLSQPTGPPNLPKFSATPIPNPVPPAVPTPYAPVSYTTGLQSAKQFQSAPELSILASLPPLKSNPVQAPKPRFVATKGGVQPRVWRPGAI